A single region of the Cyanobacteria bacterium FACHB-DQ100 genome encodes:
- a CDS encoding MBL fold metallo-hydrolase codes for MKRRQFIQFAGAGLAASLTATPLRAQSGGLSVRYLGHMCFLFTGSGQRILVNPFRAQGCTAGYRLPNVATDLVMISSQILDEGAIDVVPGNPKLLFEAGAYNVGGLKIQGVATEHDRVGGRRFGRNIAWRWSQSGLNLVHLGGTAAPITLEQKILIGSPDVLFIPVGGGAKAYDPQEAKQAIQMLNPKIIVPMYYRTAAAKGECDIGGLDAFLSAMSGTPVRRGGNSLSLSRANLPKQGSAIQVMTYS; via the coding sequence ATGAAACGCAGGCAGTTTATTCAATTTGCGGGCGCGGGATTGGCAGCAAGTTTGACCGCCACGCCCCTACGGGCGCAGTCTGGCGGACTGTCAGTGCGCTATCTCGGTCATATGTGCTTTCTGTTCACCGGAAGCGGACAACGAATTTTAGTCAATCCATTTCGCGCTCAGGGCTGTACAGCCGGGTATCGTCTGCCGAACGTGGCTACAGATTTGGTGATGATTAGCAGCCAGATTTTAGACGAAGGCGCGATCGATGTTGTCCCTGGTAATCCGAAGCTGTTGTTTGAAGCAGGCGCGTATAACGTCGGTGGGTTGAAGATTCAGGGGGTAGCGACGGAGCACGATCGCGTCGGCGGCAGACGCTTCGGACGCAATATTGCATGGCGCTGGTCGCAGAGCGGCTTAAATTTGGTGCATTTAGGCGGAACTGCCGCACCGATCACATTAGAGCAGAAGATTTTGATCGGTTCGCCAGATGTACTATTTATCCCAGTTGGCGGCGGTGCGAAGGCTTACGATCCGCAAGAGGCAAAGCAAGCCATTCAAATGCTCAATCCCAAAATAATTGTGCCGATGTATTATCGAACGGCGGCGGCGAAGGGTGAGTGTGATATCGGCGGGCTGGATGCGTTCTTGAGCGCAATGAGCGGAACTCCTGTGCGAAGAGGTGGAAATTCACTGTCGTTGAGTAGAGCGAATCTGCCGAAGCAAGGCTCAGCGATTCAGGTGATGACGTACAGCTAG
- a CDS encoding aminodeoxychorismate/anthranilate synthase component II, translating into MILVIDNYDSFTYNLVQYLGELGAEFAIASDIQVYRNDQITLDQVRELKPDAIVISPGPGRPEDAGISMELIRQLGTTTPILGVCLGHQSIGQVFGGDIVSAPELMHGKISAVKHTNVGVFEGLDNPMTATRYHSLVIDRASCPAVLEITAWVEDQTIMGVRHREYPHIQGVQFHPESVLTTSGKQLLRNFLRSIGDQ; encoded by the coding sequence ATGATTTTAGTGATTGATAACTACGACAGCTTTACTTACAATCTGGTGCAATATTTGGGCGAATTGGGTGCAGAATTCGCGATCGCCTCAGATATTCAGGTGTACCGCAACGATCAAATTACGCTTGACCAGGTTCGAGAATTAAAACCGGATGCGATCGTTATTTCCCCTGGCCCTGGACGACCCGAAGATGCCGGAATTTCGATGGAGTTGATTCGGCAGTTAGGCACAACCACCCCAATTTTAGGCGTATGTCTCGGACATCAAAGCATCGGGCAGGTTTTTGGCGGTGATATTGTTTCGGCTCCAGAATTGATGCACGGAAAAATCTCAGCCGTAAAGCATACAAATGTGGGCGTATTTGAGGGACTCGACAATCCGATGACCGCGACTCGGTATCATAGTCTGGTGATCGATCGAGCAAGTTGCCCAGCAGTGCTAGAGATTACCGCCTGGGTCGAGGATCAAACGATCATGGGCGTTCGGCATCGTGAGTATCCGCACATTCAGGGCGTACAGTTCCACCCCGAAAGCGTTCTCACGACTTCTGGAAAACAACTGCTGCGGAACTTTTTGCGATCGATTGGCGATCAATAA
- a CDS encoding diacylglycerol kinase family protein codes for MSQEFPTQSPKRSKVVPLVKPERDLAWQVAPTLLTSFRYAWMGISYALRTQRNFRIHVCLGSIAIGLGLLLKATVVELAVIGLTIGLVLAMELLNTAIESVVDLTVKQTYHELAKVAKDCAAAAVLVAAIAAVLVAGCILFPKLWLVLQVIL; via the coding sequence ATGTCCCAAGAATTTCCCACTCAGTCCCCCAAGCGTTCAAAAGTTGTCCCGCTCGTCAAGCCAGAACGGGATCTGGCTTGGCAGGTGGCTCCAACTCTGCTGACCAGTTTTCGCTATGCCTGGATGGGCATTAGCTATGCGCTCAGAACGCAGCGAAATTTTAGAATTCACGTTTGTCTTGGGTCGATCGCGATCGGATTAGGACTTCTACTCAAAGCAACGGTCGTCGAACTTGCGGTGATCGGCTTGACGATCGGACTCGTCTTGGCGATGGAATTGCTCAATACGGCGATCGAATCGGTGGTCGATCTTACAGTGAAGCAGACCTATCACGAATTAGCGAAAGTCGCGAAGGATTGCGCGGCGGCGGCGGTGCTTGTGGCAGCGATCGCAGCCGTTCTCGTCGCGGGCTGCATTTTGTTTCCCAAACTTTGGCTGGTGCTACAAGTGATTCTCTGA
- the ybeY gene encoding rRNA maturation RNase YbeY: MQIEVSVQDCFNQELPIQAETWEIWFRKWLELLKPTQEGQPLHPQEQYELSLRLTDDREIQSLNQNYRSKDQPTDVLAFASLEVDYPQFDELDTEPLYLGDIVISVETADRQASPHTLETELAWLAAHGLLHLLGWDHPDETSLLRMLDQQQILLNAVGLEAKR; this comes from the coding sequence ATGCAAATCGAAGTTAGCGTTCAGGATTGCTTTAATCAGGAACTCCCCATTCAGGCAGAAACCTGGGAAATTTGGTTCCGCAAGTGGCTGGAATTGCTCAAACCGACGCAAGAGGGACAACCTTTGCATCCACAGGAGCAGTATGAATTGAGCTTGCGATTGACCGACGATCGTGAAATTCAGTCGCTCAATCAGAATTACCGATCCAAAGATCAGCCAACGGATGTATTGGCGTTCGCGTCATTGGAGGTAGACTATCCGCAGTTCGATGAGTTAGACACAGAACCGCTCTATTTAGGAGATATTGTCATTTCGGTGGAAACTGCCGATCGACAAGCCTCGCCTCACACCTTGGAGACGGAACTCGCTTGGCTCGCTGCCCATGGACTGCTTCACCTGCTGGGCTGGGATCATCCCGACGAGACGAGTTTGCTGCGAATGTTGGATCAGCAACAGATTCTACTGAATGCAGTGGGATTAGAAGCAAAGCGTTGA
- a CDS encoding DUF3285 domain-containing protein, producing the protein MSDSPQTPTTEAPQEPKPSYVKLAMRNMVRKRGKSIFHFALTTIGLLGTLVVLSYLTR; encoded by the coding sequence ATGAGCGATTCCCCCCAAACTCCCACCACAGAAGCGCCCCAAGAACCAAAGCCAAGCTACGTGAAATTGGCAATGCGAAACATGGTGCGCAAGCGCGGCAAATCGATCTTTCACTTTGCGCTGACCACGATCGGGCTACTCGGTACGCTAGTTGTTCTTTCGTACTTAACGCGGTAA
- the scpB gene encoding SMC-Scp complex subunit ScpB — translation MSRLTTTLEAILYLKAQPLTIAQLCELAGCDRRTTEEALMELMSEYAHRDGALEIAETESGYSLQLRETYQNLINALIPADLGVGALRTLAVVALKGPLSQTELVEIRGSGVYQHIPELVEMGFVRKRKNSDGRSSLVQVTDKFHQYFQINQNIGQLIQKKPKPEELPEEPVLAES, via the coding sequence ATGTCTCGTTTGACGACTACTCTAGAAGCAATTCTCTATCTCAAAGCGCAACCGTTGACGATCGCGCAGTTGTGCGAGTTGGCGGGGTGCGATCGTCGAACCACCGAAGAAGCGCTGATGGAACTGATGTCGGAGTATGCCCATCGTGACGGTGCGTTAGAAATTGCCGAAACCGAGTCGGGCTACAGTTTGCAGCTAAGAGAGACTTATCAGAATTTGATTAATGCGCTGATCCCCGCCGATCTGGGAGTGGGAGCGCTGAGAACCTTGGCAGTTGTGGCGCTGAAAGGGCCGCTTAGTCAAACGGAACTGGTGGAGATTCGTGGCTCTGGGGTGTATCAGCACATTCCAGAGTTAGTGGAAATGGGATTTGTGCGGAAGCGGAAGAATTCAGACGGTCGATCGTCGCTGGTACAGGTGACGGATAAGTTTCATCAGTATTTTCAAATCAATCAAAATATTGGGCAGTTGATTCAGAAGAAGCCAAAACCGGAAGAACTGCCAGAAGAGCCTGTTTTAGCGGAGTCTTAG
- a CDS encoding 2-isopropylmalate synthase has protein sequence MNASHSDRILIFDTTLRDGEQCPGATLHVDEKLTIARQLARLGVDIIEAGFAFASPGDFEAVQKIAQAVGTPDGPTICSLARAIPADIKAAAEALKPAAKPRIHTFISTSDIHLEYQLKKSRAEVLTIAQEMVAYAKSFVDDVEFSPMDAARSDPEYLYQVLEAAIAAGAKTINIPDTVGYMTPSEFGDMIRGIKQNVPNVDQAIISVHGHNDLGLAVACFLEAVKNGARQLECTINGIGERAGNASLEELVMALHVRRSYFNPYLGRPAESEAPLTHINTQEIYKTSRMVSNLTGMLVQPNKAIVGANAFAHESGIHQDGMLKNRQTYEIMDAKTIGLTDTLLVLGKHSGRNAFRSRLNELGFELTDQEINKAFVRFKELADKKKEVTDRDLESIVNDEVQQVPDLFRLELVQVSCGNTTCPTATVRLINPDGQELTDAATGTGPVDAVYKAINRVVNVPNQLIEFSVQSVTAGIDAIGEVTIRLKYGDRIFSGHSANTDIIVASAQAYVNALNRLYASLQITENKQAVASQTAN, from the coding sequence ATGAACGCATCTCATTCCGATCGCATTCTGATTTTCGATACCACTCTGCGCGATGGCGAACAGTGCCCTGGCGCAACCCTGCATGTGGATGAAAAACTTACGATCGCGCGTCAGCTTGCTCGACTCGGTGTAGACATTATCGAAGCGGGGTTTGCTTTTGCCAGCCCTGGAGATTTTGAAGCGGTACAGAAAATCGCTCAAGCGGTTGGCACTCCAGACGGGCCTACGATCTGTAGCTTAGCCCGTGCAATTCCCGCAGACATCAAAGCGGCGGCTGAAGCGCTCAAACCTGCGGCAAAACCCAGAATTCACACCTTTATCTCCACTTCTGATATTCACCTGGAGTATCAACTGAAGAAATCCCGCGCGGAAGTATTGACGATCGCGCAAGAAATGGTCGCCTATGCGAAATCCTTCGTCGATGATGTAGAATTTTCGCCGATGGATGCGGCTCGGTCTGATCCCGAATATCTGTATCAAGTGCTAGAAGCCGCGATCGCCGCTGGTGCTAAAACGATCAACATTCCCGATACGGTCGGCTACATGACACCGAGCGAATTCGGTGACATGATTCGCGGCATTAAACAAAACGTTCCCAACGTCGATCAGGCTATCATTTCCGTTCACGGTCACAATGATTTAGGATTAGCCGTCGCTTGCTTCCTCGAAGCTGTGAAAAACGGAGCGCGTCAGCTTGAATGCACGATCAACGGCATCGGAGAACGGGCTGGAAATGCTTCACTTGAAGAACTGGTGATGGCGCTGCATGTGCGGCGATCGTACTTTAACCCTTACCTCGGTCGTCCGGCAGAATCCGAAGCGCCGCTTACCCACATCAACACCCAAGAGATCTACAAAACCTCGCGCATGGTGTCCAACCTGACAGGGATGTTGGTGCAGCCGAATAAAGCGATCGTCGGTGCCAACGCTTTCGCCCACGAATCTGGCATTCACCAAGATGGAATGCTAAAGAATCGGCAAACCTACGAAATCATGGACGCGAAAACGATCGGTCTAACCGATACGCTTTTAGTTTTGGGTAAACACTCTGGTCGTAACGCTTTCCGCTCTCGTCTGAACGAACTCGGATTTGAGCTAACCGACCAGGAAATCAACAAAGCCTTTGTCCGGTTCAAAGAACTTGCCGATAAGAAAAAAGAAGTCACTGATCGCGATCTAGAGTCGATCGTCAACGACGAAGTTCAACAAGTCCCCGACCTCTTCCGCTTGGAACTGGTTCAAGTCTCTTGTGGGAACACCACTTGCCCGACTGCAACCGTTCGCTTGATCAATCCTGACGGTCAAGAGTTGACTGATGCCGCAACCGGAACAGGCCCAGTTGATGCCGTTTACAAAGCGATTAACCGCGTCGTCAACGTCCCAAACCAACTGATCGAATTCTCGGTGCAGTCAGTGACAGCCGGAATTGACGCGATCGGCGAAGTCACGATTCGGTTGAAGTATGGCGATCGGATTTTCTCCGGGCACTCTGCCAACACCGATATCATCGTCGCGTCGGCACAAGCATACGTGAATGCGCTTAATCGCCTGTATGCGTCGTTGCAGATCACAGAGAACAAGCAAGCTGTCGCATCTCAAACCGCAAATTAG
- a CDS encoding NYN domain-containing protein codes for MHYSMNRLSIFVDGNNMFYAQQKNGWFFDPKRVLEHFTAEKNVELINAYWYTGLKDPQDQRGFRDALISLGYTVRTKILKEYYDDSSGRYSQKANLDIEIVVDMFNTVEQYDRVILFSGDGDFERAIEQLRSKNTHITVVSTEGMIARELRNVTDRYIDLNDIRSYIEKADY; via the coding sequence ATGCATTACTCGATGAACCGTCTTTCTATTTTTGTAGACGGAAACAATATGTTCTATGCACAGCAAAAGAATGGCTGGTTTTTTGATCCCAAGCGCGTATTAGAACACTTCACAGCAGAAAAAAACGTTGAATTGATTAACGCCTACTGGTATACCGGATTGAAAGATCCCCAAGACCAGCGCGGCTTTCGAGATGCTTTGATCAGTTTAGGCTACACGGTGCGGACTAAAATTCTCAAGGAATATTACGACGATTCTTCGGGTCGATATTCGCAAAAAGCGAATCTTGATATTGAAATTGTGGTCGATATGTTTAATACCGTGGAGCAGTACGATCGCGTGATTCTGTTTAGCGGCGACGGTGATTTTGAGCGAGCGATCGAGCAATTGCGCTCGAAAAACACGCATATTACAGTCGTCTCAACCGAGGGGATGATTGCGCGGGAATTACGGAATGTCACCGATCGCTATATCGATCTCAACGATATTCGCTCCTATATTGAAAAAGCCGATTATTAG
- a CDS encoding CHASE2 domain-containing protein, producing the protein MSKKVTPSLLRALSLTLRSGLFRQTTVKQPENPTTETMPIEAYDEYKRDRAIAVTETAGNKRDPQFGQWGQWGHGLMLGCAIVAGLITATQPKFAQSWERQTQSAMFKVRGAVATPDNIVILAIDDETLLQLSGSSRLLRRSAYARAIDRVMKAGAKTVGVNLLLDLPSFSQTETSTDCSDPKQQIAEDDRALQQVLQRYDGRVTLSVNSDRLDNRQGEQMRLALPFCPFRTPNASYGFIEYRTEPNEKIHRLGSEAVKYERSSPEIAALFDEERIISFADATLRSAKLQPAPPKGNTIFFYGGDGTFSRTTIPFWTVLSEENWNSDFLRRGEIFKDKIVLIGSTASNVSGEENTPVGRMPAVEIHANAIATLLENKSIRDALPNSVIAGAAIAGLVLIAGLIQTQAKHPTARLGWAGAIAFFWAGVGYAAFTQGLMILPIAVPVGAILLTGVSYLGTGLAHDYRNKRQLRKRLKQFARTPMVQEIIRDHDEYKGLLQEHEQEIIGKKLSGRYRITRIIGSGGFGQTYLAEDTQRPGNPACVVKHLRPTSNNPRHLPLARRLFKSEADSLERLGKHDQIPQLLANFEEDGEFYLIQEFIEGTLLSEDLTIGRHLPEARLVALLRDLIEILKFVHDHKVIHRDIKPSNLIVRSSDQQLVLIDFGAVKELHHQLTESAIATATIGIGTQGYMPPEQCAGNPRFNSDLYAVGMIGIQALTGLPPSHLKEDPETGEIIWRDRAIVSGSLAAILTKLVHRDFRHRYQSAEAVLEDLSQLTNLTTLSLPPEFFAAIEIEVEDDITTTRPWPQTFGEEELPPTEPPPEHK; encoded by the coding sequence ATGTCAAAAAAAGTAACTCCTTCTCTTCTTCGAGCCTTATCGCTGACACTACGTTCTGGACTATTTCGGCAAACGACTGTTAAACAACCTGAGAATCCGACCACTGAGACGATGCCGATCGAGGCGTATGACGAGTACAAACGCGATCGCGCCATTGCGGTGACGGAAACTGCTGGCAACAAGCGCGACCCTCAATTTGGGCAATGGGGGCAATGGGGGCACGGGCTAATGCTGGGCTGTGCGATCGTCGCGGGATTAATCACCGCAACTCAGCCGAAATTTGCCCAGTCTTGGGAGCGTCAGACCCAAAGCGCGATGTTTAAAGTTCGGGGAGCGGTGGCCACTCCGGATAATATTGTGATTTTGGCGATCGACGATGAGACACTGCTGCAATTGTCGGGATCGAGTCGGTTGTTGCGTCGGAGTGCGTATGCACGGGCGATCGATCGCGTGATGAAGGCAGGAGCGAAAACAGTCGGTGTCAATTTACTGCTGGATTTACCGAGTTTTAGTCAGACTGAAACTTCTACCGATTGCAGCGATCCCAAGCAGCAAATTGCCGAGGACGATCGCGCTTTACAGCAAGTTTTACAGCGCTACGATGGGCGGGTTACGTTATCGGTAAACAGCGATCGGCTTGATAACCGTCAGGGTGAGCAAATGCGGCTGGCGTTGCCGTTCTGCCCGTTCCGAACGCCGAACGCTTCCTACGGATTTATTGAATATCGTACAGAGCCAAACGAGAAGATTCATCGGTTGGGCAGTGAAGCGGTCAAGTATGAGCGATCGTCGCCTGAGATAGCAGCTTTGTTTGATGAGGAAAGGATTATTTCATTTGCAGACGCGACCTTGCGATCGGCAAAGCTTCAACCTGCGCCCCCAAAGGGCAACACGATCTTTTTTTACGGGGGAGATGGAACCTTTAGTAGAACAACAATTCCGTTTTGGACTGTGTTGTCTGAGGAGAATTGGAACAGCGATTTTCTTAGACGAGGCGAGATCTTTAAAGACAAGATTGTTTTAATCGGTTCGACGGCTTCTAATGTTAGTGGTGAGGAAAATACGCCTGTGGGCAGGATGCCCGCCGTTGAAATTCACGCCAACGCGATCGCCACGCTGCTCGAAAATAAATCGATTCGCGATGCGTTGCCGAATTCAGTCATTGCAGGAGCGGCGATCGCCGGATTGGTTCTGATTGCTGGATTGATTCAAACCCAAGCCAAACACCCTACAGCAAGATTGGGGTGGGCAGGTGCGATCGCGTTCTTTTGGGCAGGGGTGGGATATGCGGCGTTTACGCAGGGATTGATGATTCTACCGATCGCGGTTCCAGTCGGAGCTATTCTGTTGACGGGTGTTTCATACTTGGGAACAGGACTCGCGCATGACTATCGCAACAAGCGCCAACTTCGCAAGCGGCTAAAGCAGTTTGCAAGAACACCGATGGTGCAGGAGATTATTCGCGATCATGATGAGTATAAAGGCTTGCTCCAAGAACACGAGCAGGAAATTATCGGTAAAAAACTGAGTGGACGCTACAGAATTACGCGAATCATTGGTTCAGGCGGTTTTGGTCAAACTTATCTAGCCGAGGATACCCAGCGCCCCGGGAATCCGGCTTGTGTTGTGAAACATCTGCGACCGACAAGCAACAATCCGAGGCATTTACCCTTAGCCCGTCGCTTGTTCAAATCCGAAGCTGACAGCCTAGAACGTTTAGGAAAGCATGATCAGATTCCTCAACTGCTGGCAAATTTTGAAGAGGACGGAGAGTTTTATCTGATTCAAGAGTTTATTGAGGGAACGCTCTTGAGCGAGGATCTGACGATCGGACGACATTTACCGGAAGCGCGGCTCGTCGCACTGCTGCGAGATCTGATCGAGATCCTCAAGTTTGTGCATGATCACAAGGTGATTCACCGCGACATCAAGCCAAGCAATCTGATTGTGCGATCGAGCGATCAGCAATTAGTTTTAATTGATTTCGGTGCGGTGAAAGAACTGCATCATCAACTCACCGAAAGCGCGATCGCCACTGCGACGATCGGCATTGGAACGCAGGGTTATATGCCGCCGGAACAATGTGCAGGAAATCCACGCTTTAATAGCGATCTCTATGCAGTGGGAATGATTGGAATTCAAGCGCTGACAGGATTACCGCCGAGCCACCTCAAAGAAGATCCAGAGACCGGTGAGATTATTTGGCGCGATCGGGCGATCGTCAGCGGTTCGCTGGCTGCCATTCTCACTAAGTTAGTCCATCGTGATTTTCGGCACCGCTATCAATCGGCAGAAGCGGTGCTTGAAGATTTGAGTCAGTTAACCAATCTAACAACCTTGTCGCTGCCGCCGGAATTTTTTGCCGCCATAGAGATTGAGGTTGAGGATGATATCACAACAACGCGCCCTTGGCCTCAGACCTTTGGAGAAGAGGAACTACCGCCAACAGAGCCACCCCCAGAGCATAAGTAG
- a CDS encoding NAD-dependent epimerase/dehydratase family protein has product MKAFVTGSTGFVGANLVRLMLEEGFEVRSLVRPNSRLDNLKGLEVEIVQGDLLDENLSELMRGCQVLFHVAAHYSLWQRDRASLYQSNVLGTRNVLAAARTAGIERSVYTSSVAAIGVDPSGQPTTEQYQSPVEKLIGHYKQSKYWAEQEAIKAVQSGQDVVIVNPSTPIGAYDIKPTPTGDIVLRFLQRRMPSYVETGLNLVHVRDVAWGHLLALQKGKTGDRYILGNQNLSLKQMLEELSQITGLSAPARSVPLWLPLTVAWIDEAVLTKFGKAPSIPIDGVRMSKQPMYYNPEKAIRELGLPQTPIRAALKDAVHWFQYIHQDTVRR; this is encoded by the coding sequence ATGAAAGCATTCGTCACAGGCAGTACAGGCTTTGTCGGAGCAAACCTCGTTCGGCTGATGCTCGAAGAAGGGTTTGAAGTGCGATCGCTGGTACGCCCTAATAGCCGATTGGACAATCTTAAAGGCTTAGAAGTTGAGATTGTGCAGGGTGATCTCCTGGATGAGAATCTGAGCGAATTGATGCGGGGCTGTCAGGTGCTGTTTCATGTTGCCGCGCACTACTCCTTGTGGCAACGCGATCGAGCGAGCCTTTACCAAAGCAATGTTCTCGGAACGCGGAATGTGTTAGCGGCAGCGAGAACAGCAGGCATTGAGCGATCGGTCTATACCAGTTCAGTGGCAGCGATCGGTGTTGATCCCAGCGGCCAGCCGACAACCGAACAATATCAATCTCCGGTGGAAAAGCTAATTGGTCACTACAAACAATCCAAATACTGGGCAGAACAAGAAGCGATCAAAGCAGTACAGTCCGGTCAAGATGTGGTGATTGTTAATCCCAGTACGCCGATCGGTGCGTATGACATCAAGCCTACGCCAACCGGGGATATTGTGCTGCGGTTTTTACAGCGTCGAATGCCTTCTTATGTTGAAACAGGCTTGAACCTTGTGCATGTGCGCGATGTCGCTTGGGGACATTTGCTCGCACTCCAAAAAGGCAAAACAGGCGATCGTTATATTTTAGGCAATCAGAATCTCAGCCTGAAGCAAATGTTAGAGGAACTCAGTCAAATCACAGGGTTAAGCGCTCCAGCGCGATCAGTGCCCCTATGGTTGCCGCTGACCGTTGCGTGGATTGATGAAGCGGTGTTGACAAAATTTGGCAAAGCGCCATCCATCCCGATCGACGGCGTGAGAATGTCCAAGCAACCGATGTATTACAACCCAGAAAAAGCCATCCGGGAATTGGGACTGCCCCAAACGCCAATTCGCGCCGCTTTAAAAGATGCCGTACACTGGTTTCAATACATCCATCAGGACACAGTGAGGAGATAG
- the hpnH gene encoding adenosyl-hopene transferase HpnH, which produces MGVPLQQVVGVGSYLVKQRLMGRKRFPLVLMLEPLFRCNLACTGCGKIQHPVEVLKQNLTPEQCFAAAEECGAPVVSIPGGEPLLHPQIAEIVQGLVDRKKFIYLCTNGLLLEKSLDKFKPSPYFTFMVHLDGMRELHDQCVDRKGVFDTAVKAIKAAKARGFQVNTNTTIFDGANPKEMHEFFDFLTELGVDGMQLSPGYSYEWAPDQDHFLKREQTKALFRQILAPLKLGKKWNFSHNPLFLDFLIGEKDYECTPWGSPSYSVLGWQKPCYLLNEGHYKTFQELLDHTDWSQYGRKSGNPKCADCMVHCGYEPTAAMDAMQPQNIGRAVTSVLGG; this is translated from the coding sequence ATGGGAGTTCCCCTACAGCAAGTCGTCGGAGTGGGTTCTTATTTAGTCAAGCAGCGCCTAATGGGTCGCAAGCGCTTTCCATTGGTGTTAATGCTTGAACCGCTTTTTCGCTGCAATCTCGCGTGTACGGGCTGCGGTAAAATCCAGCATCCCGTCGAAGTGCTGAAGCAAAATTTAACTCCTGAACAATGTTTTGCAGCCGCTGAAGAGTGTGGTGCTCCAGTGGTGTCGATTCCAGGCGGTGAACCATTGCTGCACCCGCAGATTGCAGAAATTGTTCAGGGATTGGTCGATCGCAAGAAATTTATCTATCTCTGCACCAATGGACTGTTGCTAGAGAAAAGCCTCGATAAGTTCAAGCCTTCGCCTTATTTCACGTTTATGGTGCATTTAGACGGAATGCGCGAGTTGCATGATCAGTGTGTCGATCGTAAAGGGGTGTTCGATACTGCTGTGAAAGCCATTAAAGCAGCAAAGGCGAGAGGTTTCCAAGTTAACACCAACACGACGATTTTCGACGGTGCTAATCCCAAAGAAATGCACGAATTCTTCGATTTTCTGACTGAGCTTGGTGTGGATGGAATGCAACTTTCTCCGGGATATTCTTACGAATGGGCACCGGATCAGGATCATTTCCTCAAGCGCGAACAAACGAAAGCATTGTTCCGCCAGATTCTGGCACCGCTGAAGTTGGGTAAGAAGTGGAACTTTAGCCATAATCCATTGTTTCTTGATTTTCTCATTGGTGAGAAAGACTATGAGTGTACGCCTTGGGGCAGTCCGAGCTATAGCGTTTTGGGCTGGCAAAAGCCTTGTTATTTGTTGAACGAAGGACATTACAAGACTTTCCAAGAGCTACTGGATCACACCGATTGGAGCCAATACGGGCGTAAGAGTGGAAATCCAAAGTGTGCGGATTGCATGGTGCATTGTGGATATGAGCCGACTGCGGCGATGGATGCGATGCAGCCTCAAAATATTGGACGGGCAGTGACTTCGGTGTTGGGCGGATAG